Sequence from the Nocardia cyriacigeorgica GUH-2 genome:
GTGATATCCATGCTGATCAGGCTAATTGCGCGTCGGCGGGCTGCGCTTCTCGATTCCTGATCGGTCTGGTGACCTGTTTGGCGACGCAGGAGGGCATGCCCGCGGTGGCTTCGGCGGCTTCGCGGCGGTAGACGCTGGGTGGCATGCCGACCAGTTCGGTGAAGCGGGTGCTGAAGGTGCCAAGGGATTGACAGCCGACAGCGAAGCACACCTCGGTGACGCTGAGTTCCCCGACGCGCAGCAGCGCCATGGCGCGTTCGATGCGGCGGGTCATCAGGTAGGAGTACGGGGATTCGCCGTAGGCCTGTTTGAACTGGCGGCTGAGGTGGCCTGCGGACATGTGGGCGTCGCGGGCGAGGGCTTCGACGTCGAGGGGTTGGGCGTATTCGCGGTCGATGCGGTCGCGGACGCGTCGGAGCCGGGCCAGGTCGCGCAGGTGTTGCTCGGTGGCGGGTGTGCTCACTCTGGTGATGCTGCCATGTGTTGGCGGTACTGCCCAGCTTCGTGCGGTGCGTGCTGGGTGGACGTGGCGCCGATCCGTCGGCCGAACCGCCCGTCACCGGGTGTGGCGACAGATGCGCCGGATCGCACCGCACACACCCCTCCCCCTGCGTGCGGTGCAGTAGGCGTGCGCGGGTCAGGCGCCGACGGGTGTGGCCGGGGTGTCGCGGGAGTCGGGGGCGGTGCGGCGGATGGCGTCGGCGGTGGCGTCGTCGGGTTGGTGCTGGGCGCGTAGTTCGGCGGCGACGCGGCTGGTGTAGCACTCGATTTCGCGGGCGATGTCGGTGTCGTCCCAGCCGAGGTGGGGTGCGGCCAGCGCGGCGGCTTCGGCGGCGACGGCGGTGCCGCGGTCGAGGGTTTCGATGGACAGGTGGGTGCGGCGGGTGAGGATGTCGTCGAGGTGCAGGGCGCCTTCGTGGGTGACGGCGTAGACGATTTCGGCGCGCAGGTAGGCGGTCGTGCCGAGGGGGCGGGCCAGCTGCGGGTCGGTGGTGATGAGGTCGCGGATTTCGGTGATGGCGCTGCCGTAGCGGCCGAGCAGGTGGTCGATGGTGGCCGGGGGTAGCTGCAGGTCGTCGGCGAGGCGGGCGCGTGCGAGTGACAGTTCGGTGTAGCCGTGGGCGCCGACGAGCGGGACCTGGTGGGTACGGGTGGGGCCGATGCGCTGGGGCAGGCCGGCGATGGCGGCGTCGACGGCGTCGGCGGCCATGACGCGGTAGGTGGTGTATTTGCCGCCGGCGACGAGGACGAGTCCGGGCACGGGGGTGATGACGGCGTGTTCGCGGGAGAGGGTGGTGGTCTGGTCGGTGTTGCCGGCGAGCAGGGGCCGCAGGCCGGTGTAGACGCCGACGATGTCGTCGTGGCCGATGGGGTTGTCCAGCAGCCGGTTGGCCTGGTCGAGGATGTAGTCGATGTCGGTGCGGGTGGCGGCGGGGTGGGCCAGGTCGTGGTCCCAGGGGGTGTCGGTGGTGCCGATGACCCAGTGCTGGTCGCTCCACGGGCACGGGATGACGAACAGCAGGCTCTTGTCGGTTTCGGTGATGAGTCCGGTGGTGGCGTCGATGCAGTCGCGGGGGACGACGATGTGCACGCCTTTGGAGGTGCGGATCCGGAATTGCGGGGTGGCGTCGAGCATGGCTTGGATCTCGTCGGTCCAGGGGCCTGCGGCGTTGATGACGCGGGTGGCGCGGATGTCGAAGCGTTGCCCGGTTTCGAGGTCTTCGACGGTGGCGCCGGTGATGCGTTCGCCGTCGCGGAGGAAGTCGATGACGCGGGTGCTGGAGGCGCACAGGGCGCCGTGGGTGGCGGCGGTGCGGGCCAGCATCATGGTGTGGCGGGCGTCGTCGATCTGGCCTTCGTAGAAGCTGATGCCGCCGCGGATGCGGGCGCCGGCGCCGGGGAACCGGTCACGGGTGGCGTGGCGGCCGAGGTGGCGGTGGTGGGCGGGGACGCCGCGGCCCGCGCCGAGGATGTCGTAGACGCCGATACCTGCGCCGGCCCAGGCGCGGTCGAGCACGGGTCGTTCGAGCGGGTAGAGGAATTCGACGGGTTTGGCCAGGTGTGGGGCGAGGGTGTCGAGGATGAGGGAGCGTTCGCGCAGCGCTTCGAAGACGAGGCCGAAGTTGAGTTGTTTGAGGTAGCGCAGGCCGCCGTGGATGAGTTTGGAGGAGCGGCTGGAGGTGCCGGAGGCGTAGTCGCGGGCTTCGACGAGGCCGACGCGCAGTCCGCGGGTGACGGCGTCGAGGGCGGTGCCTGCGCCGACGACGCCCGCGCCGATGACCAGGACGTCGAGTTCGGTGGTGGCCATGGTGTGCAGGGCGTGGGCGCGGGTGGTGGGGTTGAGTGGGCGTGGTGCGAGTGGGTGGCCGGTCATCAGGTGTCCTTGTGATCGTGGGGTGGTCAGGGGGTGGCCCAGTCGAGGGTGCGGCCGAGGGCTTTGGTCCAGCCGCGATAGCCGTGGGCGCGTTGGTGTTCGGTCCAGGTGGGTTGCCAGCGGGTGTCTTCGCGCCAGTGCCGGCGTAGTTCGTCGGTGTCGTGCCAGTAGCAGGTGGCCAGGCCCGCGGCGTAGGCGGCGCCGAGGGCGGTGGTTTCGGTGATGACGGGGCGGCTGACGGGGACGCCGAGGATGTCGGCTTGGATCTGCATGCACAGGTTGTTGGCGGTGACGCCGCCGTCGACGCGCAGCACTTGCAGGGCGACGCCGGAGTCGTCGGTCATGGCGTCGATGACGTCGCGGGTTTGGTAGCAGATGGCTTCGAGGGTGGCGCGGGCGATGTGGGCGTTGGTGGCGTAGCGGGTGAGGCCGACGATGGCGCCGCGGGCGTCGGAGCGCCAGTGCGGTGCGAACAGTCCGGAGAAGGCGGGCACGAAGTAGACGCCGCCGTTGTCGGCGACTTCGGCGGCGAGGGATTCGCTGTGGGCGGCGCCGGAGATGATGCCGAGTTGGTCGCGCAGCCATTGCACGGCGGATCCGGTGACGGCGATGGAGCCTTCTAGGGCGTAGACGGGTGATTGGTCGCCGAGTTGGTAGCAGACGGTGGTGAGCAGGCCGTTGGTGGAGCGCACGGGGGTGG
This genomic interval carries:
- a CDS encoding helix-turn-helix transcriptional regulator, which codes for MSTPATEQHLRDLARLRRVRDRIDREYAQPLDVEALARDAHMSAGHLSRQFKQAYGESPYSYLMTRRIERAMALLRVGELSVTEVCFAVGCQSLGTFSTRFTELVGMPPSVYRREAAEATAGMPSCVAKQVTRPIRNREAQPADAQLA
- a CDS encoding glycerol-3-phosphate dehydrogenase/oxidase → MTGHPLAPRPLNPTTRAHALHTMATTELDVLVIGAGVVGAGTALDAVTRGLRVGLVEARDYASGTSSRSSKLIHGGLRYLKQLNFGLVFEALRERSLILDTLAPHLAKPVEFLYPLERPVLDRAWAGAGIGVYDILGAGRGVPAHHRHLGRHATRDRFPGAGARIRGGISFYEGQIDDARHTMMLARTAATHGALCASSTRVIDFLRDGERITGATVEDLETGQRFDIRATRVINAAGPWTDEIQAMLDATPQFRIRTSKGVHIVVPRDCIDATTGLITETDKSLLFVIPCPWSDQHWVIGTTDTPWDHDLAHPAATRTDIDYILDQANRLLDNPIGHDDIVGVYTGLRPLLAGNTDQTTTLSREHAVITPVPGLVLVAGGKYTTYRVMAADAVDAAIAGLPQRIGPTRTHQVPLVGAHGYTELSLARARLADDLQLPPATIDHLLGRYGSAITEIRDLITTDPQLARPLGTTAYLRAEIVYAVTHEGALHLDDILTRRTHLSIETLDRGTAVAAEAAALAAPHLGWDDTDIAREIECYTSRVAAELRAQHQPDDATADAIRRTAPDSRDTPATPVGA